From a region of the Lactuca sativa cultivar Salinas chromosome 4, Lsat_Salinas_v11, whole genome shotgun sequence genome:
- the LOC111893484 gene encoding aldehyde oxidase GLOX, protein MAPSTSHLYHHLFFFFLVLLLNAQQCPAAGGSWSVLLPSIGISAMHAQLLPNDRVVMYDRTDFGVSNISLPNGACRPNTTDCSAHSVEYDVASNTVRPLMVLSNVWCSSGTLMPDGRLVQTGGFDDGYRVVRIYKSCDSCDWQEIRNGLNQQRWYATNHILPDGRQIIIGGRRAFSYEFYPKMSATENTPSLPFLVQTNDPNVENNLYPFVFLYPDGNLFIFANNRAILFDYSNNQVIKTYPTMPDGQPRSYPSTGSAVLLPLRITKGTVNAVEVLVCGGAPKGAFVNANKGIFDGALDTCGRIKISDPNPQWVMETMPLARVMGDMLLLPNAHVLIINGVSAGVAGWELGRNPVLSPVVYQPDKQVGSRFEVQNPSTIPRVYHSTAVLLRDGRVLVGGSNPHDKYEFGNVLYPTELSLEAYSPSYLDSNSSDLRPKIILPVKNTKIGYGKQLVIVFTVSGIVDPSSVSVTMMAPPFNTHSFSMNQRLLVLDGGVAAKILGKSRYQVVVTTPPSGNVAPAGNYLLYVVHKEIPSPGIWVQMQ, encoded by the coding sequence ATGGCTCCTTCGACTTCCCACCTATATCAtcacctcttcttcttctttctggtGCTCCTGCTCAATGCCCAGCAATGTCCGGCGGCAGGTGGATCGTGGTCTGTCCTCCTCCCAAGCATTGGAATTTCGGCCATGCACGCACAGTTACTTCCCAATGATCGTGTTGTCATGTATGACCGCACCGATTTTGGAGTCTCCAATATCTCACTTCCAAACGGGGCATGTCGTCCTAACACAACCGATTGTTCTGCCCATTCAGTCGAGTATGATGTTGCATCAAACACCGTTCGTCCACTTATGGTGCTCAGCAATGTCTGGTGCTCGTCTGGAACATTAATGCCCGATGGAAGATTGGTCCAAACTGGTGGCTTTGATGATGGTTATCGTGTTGTCAGAATTTATAAATCGTGTGATTCATGCGACTGGCAAGAGATACGTAATGGCCTGAATCAACAGAGATGGTATGCGACCAATCATATATTGCCAGATGGCAGACAAATTATTATTGGTGGCCGCCGGGCATTTAGCTATGAGTTCTACCCCAAGATGTCGGCCACTGAGAACACTCCTAGTTTACCTTTTTTGGTTCAAACGAACGACCCTAACGTTGAGAATAATTTATACCCATTTGTATTTCTCTATCCTGATGGGAATCTTTTCATTTTTGCCAACAATCGTGCTATTTTATTCGACTATTCCAACAACCAAGTTATCAAGACTTACCCTACAATGCCCGATGGTCAACCAAGGAGTTATCCGAGTACCGGATCTGCTGTACTTCTCCCTCTGCGCATAACAAAGGGAACAGTAAATGCGGTTGAAGTATTGGTTTGTGGGGGTGCACCAAAAGGAGCATTTGTTAATGCAAATAAAGGGATATTTGATGGAGCTTTGGATACATGCGGAAGGATCAAAATATCTGACCCTAACCCTCAATGGGTCATGGAGACCATGCCTTTGGCTCGAGTCATGGGTGACATGTTGTTGCTTCCCAATGCTCATGTTTTAATCATCAATGGTGTATCTGCTGGAGTTGCAGGTTGGGAACTTGGGAGGAACCCTGTTCTTAGCCCAGTGGTTTACCAACCTGATAAACAGGTCGGGTCTCGATTTGAAGTGCAGAATCCAAGCACCATTCCAAGAGTTTACCATTCCACAGCTGTTTTACTAAGAGATGGACGAGTTCTTGTTGGTGGAAGTAACCCCCACGACAAATATGAATTCGGAAACGTCCTTTATCCCACTGAGCTGAGTTTGGAGGCGTACTCTCCTTCTTATTTGGATTCAAACTCGTCCGATTTACGCCCCAAAATAATATTGCCTGTAAAAAACACTAAAATAGGGTACGGAAAGCAATTAGTTATTGTGTTTACAGTTTCAGGCATTGTGGATCCAAGCTCCGTCTCAGTGACAATGATGGCACCTCCGTTCAACACACACTCCTTTTCCATGAATCAAAGATTGCTGGTGCTCGATGGTGGTGTGGCTGCCAAGATTTTGGGGAAGTCAAGATATCAAGTTGTAGTAACCACACCGCCCTCTGGTAATGTTGCTCCGGCAGGGAATTATCTTTTATATGTTGTTCACAAAGAGATCCCAAGTCCTGGTATTTGGGTTCAAATGCAGTGA